DNA from Variovorax sp. PBL-H6:
CGACGAGAAGCTGGGCCTGGCCAAGGTGGCGCGCTACTACTACGGGCCGGGCGTGATGGAGCTGGGCGCTTCGCTGTGCTTCATTGCCAACAAGAAGGCCTGGGCCGAGCTGCCCGACAGCTATCGCGCCGCGCTGGAGGCTGCGTGCGCGCAGGCCGGCGCCGAGATGCTGGCCAAGTACGACGTGGGCAACGTGCCGGCGCTGAAGCGGCTGGTGGGCAGCGGTGCCAAGCTCAACTACTGGTCCAGGCCCATCATGGACGCACTGCACAAGGCCACGCAGGAGGTGCTGAAGGAGGAGGCCGCGGCCAACCCCGTCTTCGCCAAGGTGCACGGCAAATGGCGCGAGTTCCTTGACGAACAGCTGGTCTGGTCCTCGGTCAACGACGGTGCGGCGGAGCAGTACATCCTGGGCACCAGGCGCGCGGCGGCGGTGCGCTGAAACCTTAGGCAGGACGCTCAGAAGAATAGCCAGTAGAACAGCCCGCCGAAGATCGCCCACTTCACGAGGTAGTAGCTCGGCTTGTTCCAGGCCTTCAGCCGCTTGCCCAGCACGCGGATCTTGTAGACCTGCGCGAAGGCCTTGTTCAGGCCGCCGATCGGCTCGCCTTCCACGTTCTGCGTGGCAGCGGCCTTGATCATGCGCCAGCCGATCTCGCGGTTGATCCAGCGCGCCACCGGATTGTTCAGCGGCCGCTCGACGTCGCAGAACAGGATCAGCCGGGTCTCGTTCGTGAGGTTCTCGGCGTGGTGGATGTAGGTCTCGTCGAACATCACGGCCTCGCCGTCCTTCCAGTAGTAGGACTGGCCGTCGACGAAGATCCTGCAGTTCGGCGCATCCTGCGGCACCTTGAGGCCCAGGTGGTAGCGCAGCGAGCCCGCGAACGGGTCGCGGTGCCGCACCAGGTTGCCGCCCGGCGGCAGGATCGCGAACATTGCGGCGCGCACCGATGGAATGCCCGCCAGCAGCTCGGTCGTCTTCGGACACAGGCCCTTGGCCGAGGGCAGGAAGTCGCCGTACCAGTTGAGATAGAAGCGCTTCCAGCCGGTGCGGAAGAAGGAGTTGAAGCCAATGTCGGTGTAACCCGCCGCCGCCTTGATGTGCCCCTCGTCGAACAGCGCCAGGCCTTCGTCGCGGATGGTCTGCCAGTTTTGCTTGAGCACGTCGAGTTCGGGGAACTGCTTCAGGTCGAGGTAGGGCTTGGACGGCACCGACGAGAACCAGTACATCAGCACGTTGAGCGGCGCCAGGAAGGTCGAGTGGTCGCTCAGCTGCCGCCCGAGCCGATGCCGCACGTGGCCGCGAAAATGCACGTAGAGGGCGGAGGCCAGGAAGACCAGCGGAATCAGGAGCTTGTACGACAGGAAGCTGGGCATCGATGGGCGCGACGTGCAGTCGTCGTCGAGATGGGAAGTCGAGAATTCTCGCCGAATCGCCCACCGAGCGCCCGCATAGATTCACCGCTCAGGCCGCGGCCTGGAAATGATCGAAAGCCGCGAATTGCTGTACCAGCGGCGCGCCCTGGGCGTCAACGATGCGCAAGCCGGGCGCGGCTTCGATGCGGCCGATGCGTGTGACCGGCGTGCCGCTGCGCCGTCCGGCCTCGATCACGGCTTTCGCGGCAGAAGCTTGCGCCGTGAAGAGCAGCTCGTAGTCGTCGCCGCCCGCGAGCGCGCAGCTGCGGCGCAGCGCGAGGTCCGGCGCGGCCGCGGCCGGAATGCCGATGAGACCGCACGCGGCATCGGCGTCCACCGTCGCGCCCACGCCGCTGGCGGCAAGGATATGGCCGAGGTCGCCGACCAGCCCATCGCTCACGTCGACGGCGGCACTCGCGGCGCCGCGCAGCGCCTGGCCGAGGGCGACGCGCGGCTCGGGCTGCTCCATGCGCCGGCGCGCCTGTTCGAAGGCCTCGGCCGGCAGCGCCAGCGTGCCGCGAAAGACTTCCAGCGCCAGGCGTGCGTCGCCCAGAGTGCCGCTGACCCAGAGCTCGTCGCCGGGCTTCGCGCCGGAGCGCAGCAGCGCCGCCCCCGCCGGCACCTCGCCGAAGACGGTGATGCAGATATTGAGCGGTCCGCGCGTGGTGTCGCCGCCCACCAGCTCGCAGCCGTGCGCATCCGCCAGTGAGAACAGCCCGCGCGAGAAGGCCGCGAGCCAGGCTTCGTCGACCCCGGGCAGCGCCAAAGCAAGGGTGAAGGCCAGTGGCTTCGCGCCGCAGGCCGCGAGGTCGCTCAGGTTGACCGCAAGCGCCTTGTGGCCCAGGCGTGCGGGGTCGACGGTGGAAAGAAAATGGCGCCCCTCGACCAGCATGTCGCTGGACACCGCGAGCTGCATGCCGGGCCCCGGCGCGAGCAGCGCACAGTCGTCGCCGACGCCGAGTGGAGAACGCGCCGCGGGGCGCTTGAAGTACCGGTCGATGAGGTCGAACTCGCCCATCGTGGTCGCCCTCAACCGTGCCGGAAGCGTTTCGCC
Protein-coding regions in this window:
- a CDS encoding aspartyl/asparaginyl beta-hydroxylase domain-containing protein: MPSFLSYKLLIPLVFLASALYVHFRGHVRHRLGRQLSDHSTFLAPLNVLMYWFSSVPSKPYLDLKQFPELDVLKQNWQTIRDEGLALFDEGHIKAAAGYTDIGFNSFFRTGWKRFYLNWYGDFLPSAKGLCPKTTELLAGIPSVRAAMFAILPPGGNLVRHRDPFAGSLRYHLGLKVPQDAPNCRIFVDGQSYYWKDGEAVMFDETYIHHAENLTNETRLILFCDVERPLNNPVARWINREIGWRMIKAAATQNVEGEPIGGLNKAFAQVYKIRVLGKRLKAWNKPSYYLVKWAIFGGLFYWLFF
- the thiL gene encoding thiamine-phosphate kinase, coding for MGEFDLIDRYFKRPAARSPLGVGDDCALLAPGPGMQLAVSSDMLVEGRHFLSTVDPARLGHKALAVNLSDLAACGAKPLAFTLALALPGVDEAWLAAFSRGLFSLADAHGCELVGGDTTRGPLNICITVFGEVPAGAALLRSGAKPGDELWVSGTLGDARLALEVFRGTLALPAEAFEQARRRMEQPEPRVALGQALRGAASAAVDVSDGLVGDLGHILAASGVGATVDADAACGLIGIPAAAAPDLALRRSCALAGGDDYELLFTAQASAAKAVIEAGRRSGTPVTRIGRIEAAPGLRIVDAQGAPLVQQFAAFDHFQAAA